TAGAGTTTAATGTTGTTCCAATCATAAATGAAAATGATGCTATCGCAGTTGAAGAAATAGTATTTGGAGACAATGATTTTTTGGCAGCACATGTATCGCTACTGACAGATGCAAATCTATTAATAATTCTTTCTACCGCCGGTGGTCTTTATACAGATGACCCGTCTAATCCGGATGCTAAGCTGATAGAAGAGATTAAAGCAGATGTAGACCAAGCTTTAAACTTTGCTAAAAGCTCAAAATCTAAATTTGGCAGCGGTGGAATGAGAAGCAAGCTTGAAGCTGCAAAAATTGCCACTCAACACTCAATTCCGGTAATCATTGCACCAAAGAAAAAAGATATAATAGTTGATATTTTATCCGGAAATAAAATAGGAACTTTTATCCATCCCCACAAAGCAAAAAAGGTAAGCAGTAAAAAAAGCTGGCTTGAGCTTTTATCTTATCCAAAAGGAAAGCTGATTGTAGATGCTGGTGCAGAGAAAGCTTTAAAAGCAGGAAAAAGCTTACTTCCAAGTGGAATTAAAGAAGTTGAAGGAATATTTAATCAAAAAGATGTAGTGGCAATAGCAAACGAAGAAGGAAACATTATCGGCAAAGGAATTGTAAATTTAGGCTACAAAGAAATTAAAAAGATAAAAGGTCTCAAAACAGAAAAAGCAAAAGAAATTTTAGGAAAAGATGTTGAAGAAGTCATACATGCAGATAACATTGTCATCTTTTAGAGGGTAGAAAAATGAAGAAGAAAATCTTGATTGGAATAATAGCGTTGATAGTAATTTTTTATATCATTTCTGCTTTACGTTATGAATCTCAGCCCAAGGTTGGACTTATAAGAATAGAGGGAACCATTACAGACTATTTAGACACTGTGTCTATAATATCGGAAGCTACAAAAGATGAGAGTATTAAAGCTGTTGTAATTGATGTTGATAGTCCTGGTGGTGCCGTTGGAGCATCTCAGGAAATTTACAGAGCTATTGAAAAATTAAGAGAAAAAAAGCCTGTGGTTGTATCAATGGGAAACGTTGCTGCATCCGGAGGATACTATATCTCAGCTCCTGCTAATGTAATCTATGCAAATCCTGGAACAATAACAGGAAGCATTGGTGTAATAATTCAGCATGTTGATGTAAGTGAAATCTTAAACAAATTTGGTGTAAAAGTAAATACAATTAAAAGCGGAGCTAATAAAGATATTCTATATCCAACAAAACCTTTACTTCCTGAGCAAAAAGCATTGCTTGAAAAAACTGTGATGGATGTTTATGATCAATTTTTAGATGCAATTGTAAGATATAGACCCATCAAAAAAGACGTTTTAAAAAACTATGCTGATGGAAGAGTATTTAGTGGAAATGAGGCAAAAGCTCTTGGACTGGTTGATAAAATAGGAAACATTCAAGATGCCATCTCAGAGGCTAAAAAACTTGGAAAGTTAAAGGAAGATGCGCCTGTAATAGAACTTAAACCTAAAAAGTCATTATTGGATGAACTTATGAATTCAAAATTTGGAATGGAAAAGGTTAAATCTGGAATTTATTATATGATGTCTTGGAATTAATATCTGAGTTAAGAATTGGTTCAAAATTCTTCAAGCTTACCCTTTTTTAAAAAACAAAAAGCAGAGACAATTCATAAATTGCCCATACAGTTAATAAATCAGAGGTAGAAAACAGGAGATTCTTCTTTAGCTTCAGTATGGCAACTTTGATTTTTATAAGCATTTTCATACCCTTTACTTACTCTAAAAAACCCTTATTCATCATTTTAAAGCCGACAAAGAATCTTTCCTTTTATCCAATTTCTCGTCCAACGTACATAAGTAGCATTAAATCAGAGACTGGTTCTTAGACCCGTCTTCCAATATTAATTTCTTTTCAAGAAGTAATTTTTAACTTCTCCACCTCCTCTTTCAGCTTAGCTTCAAAAGATTCTTTAAACTTTTGAGAGTAGAAAGCTATGTAAACATTAGAAACACCGTTATTCTCCTCAATCTTCACCCAAATTCTTCTATGAACTATATAGAATGCAAGCATTGTTCCAAGAACTACTATAATAGTTCCAAGCCAAATGAGATTGGTTCCGGGGAAAAAGCTAATCTGCAATCCTGAAAAATATCTTGGTTGCAAATTTTCAATAATAAGTAAGTAAGGAAATCCATAAGGTTTTACAAATTTTTCGTAGGCAAAAATAGAGACGGTAACATCTGCACCAATTGGCATGTTGAACTCTTTATCCTTATACTTTACTTTTGTTACGATTAATGGGTCAAACACATCTTGCTGGGCTAACATTGGGTTTTTGTAGTTTAAAGTCGTATTAACAACTTGAATTATAGCATCGTCAAATTTATAAATGTTGTTATTGTAGTTGTAATTTATTCTTTTTGCTTTATTAAAAAATTCAGAAACCCTTCTATCTAAATCTCTCAGCTGTTTTTCAATCTCTCTTTTTTTGTCTTCATCTGATTCTGATGCAAGTTTTTGATTTAAAATTTGAGATTCTTCTATATACTTTATAAGTTCATCGTATTTAACTGCTACGATAGAAGCTTCTTTAATCTCTCCTGTTTTTCCGTAAGATGTTTGAAAAATTCTATATCCTTTATATTCTGCCGGGTCGTTAACTTTTATAACTTTTTTCATAACGGGTTTTCCATCTTCTAAAATCTCTATTTCACTGTTGTAGGATTTTACAGCCCCTGAAAACTCTTTACTATCATAAAATTCAAGCCAAAATTTATCCACTTTTATTTCAAACGGCAATTTATAAATTTCATCCCCGGGTTTTAAAGAACCTTCTCTGTACTTTCTTATATAATCAGCTTTTTCTCCTTCCGGAATTTCTATCTGCCCCCTAACACCAAAATAGGAACCTAAGAAAGCACCTATAAGAAAAATAATGATACCTATGTGAGTAACAAGCATTGCAAGTCTTGAGACCTTGCCTTTTTCTGCAAAGAGATATACAGCATTCTCTTCTTTTATTACTTCAACCTTTCTAAAACCTAAGTTATGAATAAATGAAACAATTTTTTTAAGAGTTTCATCGATTGATTCATTGAAAGAAAGCTTTATCGTAGAAGGCTTTTTTAAAACACCTTCCGGCATCTTCTTTTCTACTTTACCGTAGGCAGTTCTATAAATTGATGGAAATCTTTCGATTGTGGCAAAGATTACAGCTATGGCTACCAAAACTATCAATAACTGATAATACCATGCATGGAATACATTGTTTAGCCAAGTAATCCATATAATTTTCGCCGGAATTTCTCCATACTCTTTATAGTAAGTAATATAAGTTTCACCTTGTTTTATGTATGTTGACCCTAAAATAGATAAAATTGCTAAAAGAATTAAATAAATAATTCCAAGTTTTACATTTCCAAGAAATGATATGATTTTTTTAATCAATGTTTTCCTCCGGCTTTACGTCCATCATTTCTTTATACTTATCAACCACTGCCCTTCTGATTTGTTCTAACTGCTGGTCTTCAAGAATTTCA
The window above is part of the Sulfurihydrogenibium sp. genome. Proteins encoded here:
- the proB gene encoding glutamate 5-kinase: MERRQYIEKAKRIVIKIGSQLLEKDNDIDTEFISDLARQISLLKDKEIIIVSSGAVLAGVKKLKLSSRPKNITEKQAVASVGQAYLMQIYDKFFSEYNLIIGQVLLTIEGLRERKRYLYAKETLNKLLEFNVVPIINENDAIAVEEIVFGDNDFLAAHVSLLTDANLLIILSTAGGLYTDDPSNPDAKLIEEIKADVDQALNFAKSSKSKFGSGGMRSKLEAAKIATQHSIPVIIAPKKKDIIVDILSGNKIGTFIHPHKAKKVSSKKSWLELLSYPKGKLIVDAGAEKALKAGKSLLPSGIKEVEGIFNQKDVVAIANEEGNIIGKGIVNLGYKEIKKIKGLKTEKAKEILGKDVEEVIHADNIVIF
- the sppA gene encoding signal peptide peptidase SppA, which translates into the protein MKKKILIGIIALIVIFYIISALRYESQPKVGLIRIEGTITDYLDTVSIISEATKDESIKAVVIDVDSPGGAVGASQEIYRAIEKLREKKPVVVSMGNVAASGGYYISAPANVIYANPGTITGSIGVIIQHVDVSEILNKFGVKVNTIKSGANKDILYPTKPLLPEQKALLEKTVMDVYDQFLDAIVRYRPIKKDVLKNYADGRVFSGNEAKALGLVDKIGNIQDAISEAKKLGKLKEDAPVIELKPKKSLLDELMNSKFGMEKVKSGIYYMMSWN
- a CDS encoding cytochrome c biogenesis protein ResB; the protein is MIKKIISFLGNVKLGIIYLILLAILSILGSTYIKQGETYITYYKEYGEIPAKIIWITWLNNVFHAWYYQLLIVLVAIAVIFATIERFPSIYRTAYGKVEKKMPEGVLKKPSTIKLSFNESIDETLKKIVSFIHNLGFRKVEVIKEENAVYLFAEKGKVSRLAMLVTHIGIIIFLIGAFLGSYFGVRGQIEIPEGEKADYIRKYREGSLKPGDEIYKLPFEIKVDKFWLEFYDSKEFSGAVKSYNSEIEILEDGKPVMKKVIKVNDPAEYKGYRIFQTSYGKTGEIKEASIVAVKYDELIKYIEESQILNQKLASESDEDKKREIEKQLRDLDRRVSEFFNKAKRINYNYNNNIYKFDDAIIQVVNTTLNYKNPMLAQQDVFDPLIVTKVKYKDKEFNMPIGADVTVSIFAYEKFVKPYGFPYLLIIENLQPRYFSGLQISFFPGTNLIWLGTIIVVLGTMLAFYIVHRRIWVKIEENNGVSNVYIAFYSQKFKESFEAKLKEEVEKLKITS